In the genome of Oxobacter pfennigii, the window AAATCCTTTGATATATGATGGATGGAACTTCACCTGGGAAGAAGGAAGACAGCTTAAGTCAATGGTAAAATCCGGAACCAATATATCCTTTAAATACAACGACAGGGGCATAAGGACAGAGAAAACAGTTAACGGAGTAATCACAAAGTATCATTTGGTCGGCGACAAAGTAACCTTTGAGGAAACCGGCAGCGATAAAATTTACTTTACCTACGATAGTAGCAGTAAGCTTGTATCCATGAACCTAAATGGAGTAGAATATTTCTATATAAGGAATGCTGTGGGTAATATTACGGGGCTGTTAGACAACGCAGGGACTCAGGTAGTATTTTACAGTTACGATACCTGGGGAGGAAAAGTATCTGTAACCGGCCCTCTTGCAGGCACTGTTGGCGTAAAGAATCCCTACAGGTATCGCGGATACAGGTATGACAATGAGACCACATTGTATTATCTGCAAAGCAGGTATTATAATCCGGAGTGGGGCAGGTTTATTAATTCTGATGCTGCTATTGGGGAGGCAGGAGGATTATTAGGTCATAATTTATTTGTTTATTGTAAGAATAACCCGGTTAATATGAGTGACCCTAGTGGATTCAGAGCATTATATGATGATTATTCAGGGGCAAAATCTTTAAGTTGGGCTGATTTTAAGCAAATGGATAATATTCTTAATTTAGAAGAGAATATAAATCCCCAAGCACCGCCACCACCTGAAACAGGATACAAACCCCCTAAAAATCCAGATAAAGCAAAACGGAGGGTTCCTGCTCCAGGAGCACATGGAGAAACAGGATGGTTAGATAAAGACAATAGAGTATGGGTACCTGATTTTGATATGGATGGTGGCCAAGGATGGAGGAGGCATTATCCCAATGGTTCCCATGATCATGTATATCCAAACGGTAAAGTACGAACTCATAATATGCAAATATTTCCAAACCTAACTCCTCCATTGGATCCTGTTGCACTAGCTGCATTTTTATATGTAATATATAAAACATTAACGTTGCCTAAACAACCATTACCAGTCTATTAAAGGAGAAATGAATATAATGGATAAAAAGCCATATGCACTTATTGTAATAGAAAGATTAGAATACTATATTACAAAGGAAATTGAGAGAGCGATGTATAATAATATGGAAGAAGAGAAAAGTTTTAAATTACTATATGAAAGGATAACTGAATGTTTAAATGCACGTAAAGAATTAAATTATAACCCTATATATGAGAATGTTGAAGATTTTTTAAAGAATTATGGTTATGATGATAATTATATAAATGATTTCATAATTAGGGTAAACATTGATATAGAGGAAACTAAAATTATAGACCGAATATGCCAATTAGAAAATAAACACAATAATAAAGAGTTCAAAGAACTGTATGTCAAATTGGAAAAATGTGTTGAAGAGAGAAAAAAACATCACTATGATCCGATACTCAACGATGTTGAAGATGCTTTAAAAAAGTATGGTTTTAAAAAATCATTTATAAAAAAATTTCTTAATATTTCAATCTAAACAAAAGATTATTTCTGATAAGTGAAGAATCAAAATTTTTAATAATAGAAGGGTCCAATGATAGTATGAAACTGGCTTTGGGCTCTTCTAATTCTAAGGAGACTTGCAAACGACGGTGTTGACGGAGGCAGATGCATTGAGTGCTATGACAGCGATAATCTCACTAACGGAAGTATTACAAATGCTGCAGCATATCAAAAGGTTGCCCTTTCCCCAATAAACTAGACACCATAAACTCGTTATTTCTAGCTTTTCCGTAGAATATCTTAATATTTGATTTTTTATGCCGCTTTTGCATTTTTCAATGAGTTAATATAATATTCATCAGGTGTTAGATAGCCATTTGAGGCATGAATTCTTTGTCTGTTGTAAAATATCTCAATATATTCAAATACAGCTGCACGAGCCTCCTGGCGGGTTTTAAAATGCTTACCATAGAGCCATTCACATTTCATTTTGCCCCAGAATGATTCCATAGGAGCATTATCCCAGCAGTTGCCTTTGCGTGACATACTACATACAAAACCATACCTGTTTAACAAATATTGGTGATCATTTGAGCAGTACTGAGATCCCCTATCTGAGTGGAGGATTGCTCCCTTTGGTTTTCCAGCTCGTTGATAAGCGTCATTTAGTGCGTTGATTACGAGGTCCTTGGTCATTCTCTCATTCATTGATAAGCCAATAATTTTTTGTCCACAAAGGTCCATGATTGCCGCAACGTAGAGCCAGCCTTCATCTGTCCACAGGTATGTAATATCGCTAACCATTTTCTCGTTAGGCTTGTTCACAGCAAAATCACGGTTAAGGATATTTTCAGCTACCGGAAGCTTATGATTAGAATTAGTGGTAGCCTTAAACTTCTTTGAAACCCTGGATTTTATACCGTTATCCTTCATGATCCTCTCAACTCTTTTATGATTAACAGGGCTAGAGCTACCCTTATTTATCATTTTGGTAATCTTAACAGACCCAAACACTTTTCCGCTTTTATAGTGGATTGCTTAAATTTTTTCTAGTAGGCGGATATTCTCCTTTGATCTCTTACTCTGAGGCCTTTTATCCCATGCATAGTAACTGCTTCTTGAAACACAGAGAA includes:
- a CDS encoding RHS repeat-associated core domain-containing protein, translated to NPLIYDGWNFTWEEGRQLKSMVKSGTNISFKYNDRGIRTEKTVNGVITKYHLVGDKVTFEETGSDKIYFTYDSSSKLVSMNLNGVEYFYIRNAVGNITGLLDNAGTQVVFYSYDTWGGKVSVTGPLAGTVGVKNPYRYRGYRYDNETTLYYLQSRYYNPEWGRFINSDAAIGEAGGLLGHNLFVYCKNNPVNMSDPSGFRALYDDYSGAKSLSWADFKQMDNILNLEENINPQAPPPPETGYKPPKNPDKAKRRVPAPGAHGETGWLDKDNRVWVPDFDMDGGQGWRRHYPNGSHDHVYPNGKVRTHNMQIFPNLTPPLDPVALAAFLYVIYKTLTLPKQPLPVY